From Acidobacteriota bacterium:
GGAAGCGTTGCGGTTCAGGGTTCGGCGATTGCGCGGGCGAGGGCCAGGGCTTTCTCGCGGTCGACCTTGTAGGTGACCATGCGCGCGACGCCGTCGGCGCGGAGGACGGAGATCAGCAGTGCATCGTCGCCGAGCGCGACGAGCGCGGCCTTCACGCCGACGCCCGGCAACACCTCGCGCTTTCGGGTGTCGTTCTCGACGGCCGAGACGTCGGACTCGAACTCCTCATCCGCGGTACGCGAGTCATCGGCGAGCGCCTTGAGACTCGCGAACGTGAAGCCGAAGTTGCTGTCGCTACCCTGCCATTCGCAGAGCGTGAAGCCGGGACGCAGCTCGTTGACGTCCGGGCCTTCGTAGCTGCTGCCCACGACGGCGGTGGCTTCCTCCCGGCTGAGCACCTCGTCGCATCGAACCGCCGACGCTGGTGTCTGCTCCCCGGCGGCGGTTCCGACTGTTGCGACGAGCGCCAGCAGCGCGAATGTGACAGGCGCAGACAAGGGCCTCAACGGACACCTCCGCTCGCCGGTGGGCCGAGAGGACTCGGCGCGCAGCCTTCCCGCTCGACCGTGTAGGTGCCACCCGCCAGCTTCCAGCCGTCAGGCGTCCTGACGAGTTCGAAGCTGTCGATACCGCAGTGGCTGAACTTGCCGTCGAGCCAGAAATCGTAGGGCGCCCACAACGTGGCGATGCCCTTGTGCACGCGGACCTGCGGCTGCCACATGCGTTCGAGGGACGCCTGGCCGCATGCGGCCAGGCCGGCACTGAACTCCTCGAGCGTGCGGCTGCGTATCGTCACGTCCGCGCCAACCGCCACCCGGTACAACCGGCCTTCCGGCATCGAGAGGGCCCGGGCCGCTGCCGCGTCGCAGGCGGCAATGGCGTCGAAGACCTTCTGTACGACGGCAACGACGTCGCGCTCGTCCTGCGTCTGCGCCCGGACCGATGCTGGTGTGGCCGTGAGACCAAGGGCGACCATCGCGGTCCACGCGATGCCGACGAGCGAGTGACGAATCATGATGCGGCGATTGTACGGGGGAACGGCGCCAGCGGCACTCCGGCAAGACATCCTCGAGCGTGTCGGCCAGAATGGCATCAGTTCGACGCGGGCGAGAGCCCAGGGAGGCAGATGATGGTCACACTGATCGGCGCGCCGACCGATGTCGGGGCCAGCCAGCGCGGGGCATCGATGGGACCGGAAGCCCTGCGTGTCGCCGGTCTGCATCGAGCCCTCGTCAGCCGCTGCCTGGACGTGGTCGATCAGGGGAACCTCGCCGGCCCCGGCAATCCCGAGTTACCGCCCGTCGACGGGTGCCGGCATCTGCGGGAGGTCGTGGCATGGAATGAGCTCGTGCACGCCGCCGCGCGGGCGGTCCTCACAGCCGGACGTCTCCCCATCGTGCTGGGTGGCGATCACTGTCTCGGCATCGGCACCATCAGCGCCGCGGCGCGGCACTGTCGCGACACCGGGCGCACGTTGCGCGTGCTGTGGCTCGACGCGCACGCGGACTTCAACACGAGCACGCTGTCGCCGAGCGGCAATCTTCACGGCATGCCTGTCGCGTGCCTGTGCGGCTTCGGTCCACCGGAACTCACCGGCATCGGCGGCATCGTTCCGGCCATGGAGCCGTCAGCGATCCGGCAGATCGGTATCCGCAGCGTCGACGCCGGCGAGAAGCGGTTCCTGCACGACCAGCAGCTGGACGTGTTCGACATGCGCTTCATCGACGAGGTCGGCATGCGGCAGACCATGGAAATGGCGCTGGCCGATCTCGACGACGGCACGCACCTGCACGTGAGCTTCGACGTCGACATCCTCGATCCGGAGATCGCGCCGGGCGTGGGCACGGCGGTGCCGGGCGGTCTTTCGTATCGCGAGGCGCAGCTCTGCATGGAGATGATTGCCGACACGGGCCTGCTGGGCTCGCTGGACATCATGGAGCTCAATCCGGCGCTGGACGAGCGCAATCGCACGGCGGTGCTCGCCGTCGATCTCGTCGAATCGTTGT
This genomic window contains:
- a CDS encoding DUF4440 domain-containing protein, whose protein sequence is MIRHSLVGIAWTAMVALGLTATPASVRAQTQDERDVVAVVQKVFDAIAACDAAAARALSMPEGRLYRVAVGADVTIRSRTLEEFSAGLAACGQASLERMWQPQVRVHKGIATLWAPYDFWLDGKFSHCGIDSFELVRTPDGWKLAGGTYTVEREGCAPSPLGPPASGGVR
- the rocF gene encoding arginase, whose translation is MMVTLIGAPTDVGASQRGASMGPEALRVAGLHRALVSRCLDVVDQGNLAGPGNPELPPVDGCRHLREVVAWNELVHAAARAVLTAGRLPIVLGGDHCLGIGTISAAARHCRDTGRTLRVLWLDAHADFNTSTLSPSGNLHGMPVACLCGFGPPELTGIGGIVPAMEPSAIRQIGIRSVDAGEKRFLHDQQLDVFDMRFIDEVGMRQTMEMALADLDDGTHLHVSFDVDILDPEIAPGVGTAVPGGLSYREAQLCMEMIADTGLLGSLDIMELNPALDERNRTAVLAVDLVESLFGKSTVVRRHAPPSAGLS